From Vanrija pseudolonga chromosome 1, complete sequence, a single genomic window includes:
- the maf1 gene encoding Repressor of RNA polymerase III transcription maf1, giving the protein MKYLDYPILTQLSGVLSANPSPEARINVRVEAYSIKQVAKERKMFKEMEEAYVSGQEEMEEMSFSPEMKEAGLSSCFGRLDVKESRKVHFLLVSTLNTAFPEYDFSALRPDHFMREISAAQALSHLSSNLLAIQGVDLSPLSGVQPGSLPNNAAGSSPTVAAQGLSSPHTGSPPTSPDVGNPSLYRILNEVVPLSECEAYSWVPEPEYDPHVDPEENEEATEYEESDNEDNSMDQDDVGMDIDIDGGGAYVSWGQAGMEIELDDPPTAPLSRRRRSLGSVDELDDMSMPSPRSSLKGIDEWTPKKVGGLLWSANYFFYSKRQKRVLFITTWCRKRPSHEREPTDFHESGSMPLPISSSWTPPVSSLQGFSPLASKSSRPPRVNHHNLSNARPNHRRSKLAKLSTGKSLTSATIPIRGLPTPVSPATPSRLAASAPSTITTPIISPPSMSRFGGPGIKPRQTAARMLVNAAATTRPSPILPVTTTNSGIGASRPKASEPDSRVRKERSGSLTPGPGSALGGIVESIVGSSVVTDAAKGKRVKV; this is encoded by the exons aTGAAGTACCTCGACTATCCCATTCTCACGCAGCTCTCGGGCGTGCTCTCGGCCAACCCGTCGCCCGAAGCCCGCATCAACGTGCGTGTCGAGGCCTACTCTATCAAGCAAGTCGCAAAGGAGCGCAAAATGTTCAAGGAGATGGAGGAAGCCTATGTCAGCGGCCAGGAAGAGATGGAAGA GATGTCCTTTTCGCCTGAGATGAAGGAGGCCGGCCTCTCATCATGCTTTGGCCGTCTCGACGTCAAGGAATCTCG CAAGGTCCACTTCCTCCTAGTGTCAACCCTCAACACTGCGTTCCCCGAGTATGACTTCTCGGCGCTCAGACCCGACCACTTTATGCGCGAGATTTCTGCTGCTCAAGCCCTCTCGCACCTCTCGTCCAACCTTCTCGCCATTCAAGGTGTCGACTTGTCACC GTTATCTGGCGTTCAGCCCGGATCACTGCCAAACAATGCGGCGGGATCGTCGCCCACAGTTGCGGCTCAGGGCCTCTCATCGCCCCACACTGGATCACCGCCGACGTCCCCCGATGTCGGCAACCCAAGCCTGTACCGCATTCTCAACGAAGTGGTTCCATTATCCGAGTGCGAGGCCTACTCGTGGGTCCCCGAGCCTGAGTATGACCCGCatgtcgaccccgaggagaACGAGGAGGCGACCGAATACGAGGAGTCTGACAATGAGGACAACTCGATGGACCAGGACGACGTCGGCATGGACATTGACAttgatggcggcggtgcgtaCGTCAGCTGGGGCCAAGCAGGAATGGAGATTGAGCTCGATGATCCTCCCACCGCGCCCCTGAGCCGTCGCAGGCGCTCGCTTGGAAGCGtggatgagctcgacgacatgaGCATGCCGAGCCCACGGTCCTCGCTCAAGGGCATTGATGAGTGGACCCCGAAGAAGGTTGGCGGACTGCTGTGGTCTGCAAACTACTTCTTCTACAGCAA ACGCCAGAAGCGTGTGTTGTTCATCACGACATGGTGCCGCAAGCGGCCTTCGCACGAGCGTGAGCCTACCGACTTCCACGAGTCGGGTAGCATGCCGCTGCccatctcgtcgtcatggACGCCCCCTGTGTCCAGCCTGCAGGGCTTCTCGCCTCTCGCTAGCAAGTCTTCTCGCCCACCGCGGGTGAATCACCACAACCTGAGCAACGCACGGCCCAACCACAGGAGATCCAAGCTAGCCAAGCTCAGTACAGGCAAGAGCCTCACGTCGGCCACAATCCCGATAAGAGGGTTACCCACACCCGTGTCGCCtgccacgccgtcgcgcctTGCCGCGTCGGCCCCAAGCACCATTACTACACCCATCATCTCCCCGCCATCCATGTCGAGGTTTGGTGGGCCGGGGATCAAACCCCGCCAAACGGCCGCGCGTATGCTCGTCAATGCTGCTgccacgacgcggccgtcacCCATCTTGCCGGTTACCACCACCAACAGTGGCATTGGTGCCAGCAGGCCcaaggcgagcgagcccGACAGCCGCGTGCGCAAGgagcgcagcggcagcctcaCACCTGGCCCTGGCTctgccctcggcggcattGTCGAGTCTATCGTCGGCTCTAGCGTCGTCACTGACGCTGCCAAGGGCAAGCGTGTCAAGGTGTAG
- the APT1 gene encoding Adenine phosphoribosyltransferase, giving the protein MSDVAYLKSLLGVHPGFPKEGITFLDIFPILRDPFAFETLLTHLINHITTTHAGVKPDVIVGLDARGFLFGPIIALRLGAAFVPVRKAGKLPGATFKAEYAKEYGTDVFEIQEGAIKPGQKVIVVDDLIATGGSATAAGELIKKSGGVTLEYLFVVGLSFLKGHEKLDAPVYSIVDAED; this is encoded by the exons ATGTCCGACGTCGCTTACCTCAAGTCCCTCCTCGGTGTCCACCCGGGTTTCCCCAAGGAG GGCatcaccttcctcgacatCTTCCCGATCCTGCGCGACCCGTTCGCCTTCGAGACGCTCCTCACCCACCTGATCAACCacatcaccaccacgcacgccggcgtcaaGCCCGACGTcattgtcggcctcgacgcccgcggCTTCCTCTTCGGCCCCATCATCGcgctccgtctcggcgcggcctTCGTGCCGGTCCGCAAGGCCGGCAAGCTCCCCGGCGCCACCTTCAAGGCCGAGTATGCCAAGGAGTACGGCACCGACGTGTTTGAGATCCAGGAGGGCGCGATCAAGCCCGGCCAGAAGGTCATTGTTGTCGA CGACCTCATTGCCACTGGCGGCTccgctaccgccgccggcgagctcatCAAGAAGTCGGGCGGCGTCACCCTCGAGTACCTCTTCGTCGTGGGCCTCTCCTTCCTCAAGGGCCAcgagaagctcgacgcgcccgtCTACTCgatcgtcgacgccgaggactAG
- the ARCN1 gene encoding Coatomer subunit delta, whose translation MVVLAASICTRSGKPLLSRQFRPIPRSRVDGLLASFPKLIPANSQHTTVETNDVRFVYQPFEELYVLLITNKGSNILQDINTLQLIVRLISSLTPAMSEAAILHHSFDLLCAFDEVVSLGYKEQVTLSQVRSVLEGESHEEKIQEIIARNKEAEAKEELKRRAKQLEMQRREQQRLAQASRHGGGGGHGLGGMAGGYSPVSSTPRFETPQHEYRTPSPAPAAAASKPAFRGSGMKLGSKKGKANDLISQLGHEAELEPEPEPIPEPEPEPEPVVAVSADVLPEVDKEEIHVLIKEQLDVTLLRDGGLKEFELKGELQLQHTNADLAKVKLELAAEDLSEVQFKQHPSLAKFAGSGTKVVALKDASRSFPANVSVLRWRLVSKDESKVPLTVTVWPQPRGDGTSDVAIEYELEASHLTLRNVVISIPIPHDAFPVVTGEGDWQAERGFFTWTIPEVDANEPSGSLEFRSEGDADTFFPVNVGFAAAGSLANVGIVAAKGAVDGSEIVFSQEQVLTVDKYEIV comes from the exons ATG GTTGTCCTCGCAGCATCAATCTGCACGCGGAGCGGAAAGC CCCTGCTTTCCAGGCAGTTCCGCCCCATCCCCCGGTCGCGCGTCGATGGACTGCTCGCGTCGTTCCCCAAGCTCATCCCGGCCAACTCGCAGCACACAACGGTTGAGACCAACGACGTGCGCTTCGTGTACCAGCCGTTCGAGGAGCTCTACGTTCTGCTCATCACCAACAAGGGGAGCAACATCCTCCAG GACATCAACACGCTCCAGCTGATCGTGCGCCTCATCTCgtcgctcacgcccgcgATGAGCGAGGCCGCCATCTTGCATCACAGCTTTGACCTGCTCTGCGCcttcgacgaggtcgtctCGCTCGGATACAAGGAGCAGGTTACGCTGTCGCAGGTGCGgagcgtgctcgagggcgagtcgCACGAGGAGAAGATTCAAGAGATTATTGCGCGCaacaaggaggccgaggccaaggaggagctcaagcgccgcgccaagcagctcgagatgcagcgccgcgagcagcagcgcctggcgcaggcgagccgtcacggcggcggtggcggccaCGGActgggcggcatggcgggcgGCTACTCGCCCGTGTCGTCTACACCGCGCTTCGAGACACCCCAGCACGAGTaccgcacgccgtcgccagcgccagctgcggcggcctccAAGCCAGCCTTCCGCGGCTCGGGCATGAAGCTCGGCAGCAAGAAGGGTAAGGCCAACGACCTCATCTCGCAGCTTGgccacgaggccgagctcgagcccgagccagAACCGAttcccgagcccgagcccgagcccgagccagTGGTCGCCGTCTCTGCGGACGTGCTGCCCGAGGTGGACAAGGAGGAGATCCACGTGCTCATCAAGGAGCAGCTGGATGTCACGTTGCTGCGCGACGGTGGCCTCAAGGAGTTTGAGCTCAAGGGCGAGCTGCAGCTCCAGCACACGAACGCCGACCTGGCCAAggtcaagctcgagctcgcggccgaggacctgTCCGAGGTGCAGTTCAAGCAGCACCCCTCCCTGGCCAAGTTTGCCGGCTCTGGCaccaaggtcgtcgcgctcaaggacgcgtcgcgcagcttcCCGGCCAACGTCTCGGTGCTCCGCTGGCGCCTCGTTTCAAAGGACGAGAGCAAAGTGCCGCTTACGGTCACGGTGTGGCCCCAACCGCGTGGCGACGGCACGTCGGACGTTGCGATCGagtacgagctcgaggcgagcCACCTGACGCTGCGCAACGTGGTCATCTCGATTCCTATTCC CCACGACGCCTTCCCCGTCGTCACCGGCGAGGGTGACtggcaggccgagcgcggcttCTTCACCTGGACGATTCCTGAGGTTGACGCCAACGAGCCCTCTGGCTCGCTCGAGTTCCGCTCCGAGGGTGACGCCGACACCTTCTTCCCCGTCAACGTTGGCTTTGCggccgctggctcgctcgccaatGTTGGCATCGTGGCGGCCAAGGGCGCGGTGGATGGCTCGGAGATTGTCTTCAGCCAGGAGCAGGTCCTCACGGTGGACAAGTACGAGATTGTTTAG
- the slr1647 gene encoding UPF0014 membrane protein, whose translation MSLQFDYMASYMNGTAPGQTPPPPGGTGPYLTWVNVGIGLLFIVFDALLSGILGLGIGRSLVISALRCIIQLSAMGLVLGRVFASHNIWAVAGIALLLNVLGAIEAVFNKAKKRFTNMFPFILLSMLCGTIPISILGSEFAMAQRPFWQPDQYIPILGMLLGNAISAIGVAINTINKEFSDNKDKVETYLAMGASRFEAVKPIATEALTLALLPTINQMSIIGLISIPGMMTGAIVGGKSVEQAARLQMIIMFMISASSALCVLVAEFFALTTLVDGKQRVRSDRLDSRKPALYRAKDRAVEAIERGFRRLLCFGKRESGTEEERQGLLSGQQGGNGTRPHTPIPPNICN comes from the exons atgtcgctGCAATTCGACTACATGGCATCCTACATGAACGGCACGGCGCCAGGCCagaccccgcccccgccgggCGGCACAGGCCCCTACCTGACCTGGGTCaacgtcggcatcggcctcCTGTTCATCGTGTTTGATGCGCTGCTCTCGGGCATCCTGGGGCTCGGTAtcggccgctcgctcgtcatcTCGGCGCTGCGGTGCATCATCCAGCTCAGCGCGATGGGTTTGGTGCTGGGCCGCGTGTTTGCAAGCCACAACATTTGGGCCGTGGCGGGGATTGCCCTGCTGCTCaacgtgctcggcgcgatcGAGGCCGTGTTCAACAAGGCGAAGAAGCGGTTCACCAACATG TTCCCCTTCATCCTACTCTCGATGCTGTGCGGCACCATCCCCATCTCGATCCTCGGCTCAGAGTTTGCCATGGCGCAGCGCCCCTTCTGGCAGCCAGACCAGTACA tcCCCATCCTCGGCATGCTGCTCGGCAACGCGATCAGCGCGATCGGAGTCGCGATCAACACGATCAACAAGGAGTTCTCAGacaacaaggacaaggtcgagaCGTACCTCGCCATGGGCGCCAGCCGCttcgaggccgtcaagcccatcgcgaccgaggcgctgacgctcgccctcctcccgaCTATTAACCAGATGAGCATCATCGGGCTGATTTCCATCCCCGGCATGATGACGGGTGCTATTGTCGGCGGAAAGagcgtcgagcaggccgctAGGCTGCAGA TGATCATCATGTTCATGAtttcggcgtcctcggcgctgtgcgtccttgtcgccgaGTTCTTCGCCCTCACGACTCTCGTCGACGGTAAGCAGCGTGTCCGCTCGGACAGACTCGACTCGCGCAAGCCCGCCCTCTACAGAGCCAAggaccgcgccgtcgaggcgatcGAGCGCGGGTTCCGCCGCCTCTTGTGCTTTGGCAAGCGCGAGTCgggcaccgaggaggagaggcaGGGCTTGCTCAGCGGCCAGCAGGGCGGCAATGGCACTCGCCCGCATACCCCCATCCCGCCCAACATCTGCAACTAG
- the ANB1 gene encoding Eukaryotic translation initiation factor 5A-2, translating into MSDDEHHETFEAAGAGASLTYPMQCSALRKNGHVVIKGRPCKIVDMSTSKTGKHGHAKVHLVAIDIFTNKKMEDISPSTHNMDVPNVRRTEYQLLDIPDGFLSLMDGDGNSKDDVKVPDTDLGKEIEAAFEEGKDLMVTIISAMGEEQAISWKEAPQEK; encoded by the exons ATGTctgacgacgagcaccacgAGACGTTCGAGGCCGCCGG TGCCGGTGCCTCGCTCACCTACCC CATGCAGTGCTCGGCTCTCCGCAAGAACGGCCACGTCGTCATCAAGGGCCGCCCCTGCAAGATTGTCGAcatgtcgacctcgaagACCGGCAAGCACGGTCACGCCAAGGTCCACCTTGTCGCCATTGAC ATCTTCACCAACAAGAAGATGGAGGacatctcgccctcgacccaCAACATGGACGTCCCCAACGTCCGCCGTACCGAgtaccagctcctcgacatccCCGACGGATTCCTCTCGCTCatggacggcgacggcaactCGAAGGACGACGTCAAGGTCCCcgacaccgacctcggcaaggagATCGAGGCTGCCttcgaggagggcaaggacctCATGGTTACCATCATCTCGGCCATGGGTGAGGAGCAGGCCATCTCTTG GAAGGAGGCCCCTCAGGAGAAGTAA